The following are from one region of the Pseudorasbora parva isolate DD20220531a chromosome 12, ASM2467924v1, whole genome shotgun sequence genome:
- the kynu gene encoding kynureninase has product MESVQQVISKLSQELNCSPTSRRLAEHLDQLDPLQHLRHDFLMPKISDLPLADLSLVDGSEDCVYFAGNSLGLQPKNTKKYIDEELEKWARIGVHGHTEGSRPWAWAEDTLEGSMAKIVGAKPEEVALMNGLTVNLHLLMLSFYKPTPKRHKILLEDKAFPSDHRPILNKPVSGVIPRHFEYSALMISELCGVQNNNPPLCVNRPEEN; this is encoded by the exons ATGGAGAGCGTGCAGCAGGTTATCTCCAAACTCTCGCAGGAGCTAAATTGTAGCCCCACATCCCGCAGACTGGCAGAACATTTGGACCAGCTCGACCCGCTCCAACACCTGAGACACGACTTCCTCATGCCCAAAATATCAGACCTGCCTCTGG CCGATCTGTCGCTCGTGGACGGTTCTGAggattgtgtttattttgctgGGAATTCACTCGGTCTCCAGCCGAAAAACACCAAGAAATACATCGATGAGGAGCTGGAGAAATGGGCCAGAAT aGGTGTCCATGGCCACACGGAGGGGTCGCGACCTTGGGCCTGGGCCGAAGATACTCTGGAGGGTTCGATGGCCAAGATCGTGG GTGCTAAACCTGAGGAAGTGGCTCTGATGAACGGGCTGACTGTCAATCTGCATCTTCTCATG CTTTCCTTCTACAAACCAACACCAAAACGCCATAAAATCCTTCTGGAGGACAAGGCCTTTCCATCAGATCAT CGccccatcctcaataaacccgtctccggcgtgaTACCCAGACATTTTGAATATTCTGCTCTGATGATTTCTGAGCTGTgcggtgtccagaataataatcctccgctgtgtgttaataggccagaggagaactga